One window from the genome of Methyloradius palustris encodes:
- a CDS encoding M48 family metallopeptidase, with translation MEFLADYFDGISARAKHVKVRVLESDRVIVLEPLDDVALSEVAILPSFNATIPFSDLNIQPKLGKARRIIELPEGGTLEAADIFGLDALISQTKETSFWRYLHYLENHLQWVFFALVLTVFAGWALLKYGIPLLAEEVARATPVATEKALGEQVLAGMDHQYGYFKPSQIPQLHQDAIRKQLVTVCSKLPSGCPEYQLEFRTSEAIGANAFTLPGGFIVVTDALIKLSKNDDEVIAVLAHEMGHAHYRHPFRQTLQGALAGLTLAAVTGDVSSLASGLPAILLQLSYSRSMETEADQYALNALHTSCIQPHVFADILARLTKQAGVDSVPEIVSSHPDTQARIKPFNQAWQDCPI, from the coding sequence AGCATGTAAAAGTGCGGGTGCTGGAATCTGACAGGGTAATTGTATTAGAGCCTCTGGATGATGTGGCTTTGTCTGAGGTAGCGATATTACCAAGCTTCAACGCAACCATTCCGTTTAGTGACCTCAACATACAACCCAAGCTCGGTAAAGCACGCCGTATCATTGAGTTGCCCGAAGGCGGTACGCTCGAAGCCGCAGACATTTTTGGCCTTGATGCCTTAATTTCACAAACCAAGGAAACTAGTTTCTGGCGCTATTTGCATTATCTGGAGAACCATCTGCAATGGGTGTTTTTCGCCTTAGTATTGACTGTGTTTGCAGGTTGGGCGCTGCTGAAATATGGTATTCCTCTACTCGCTGAAGAAGTTGCCAGAGCAACCCCTGTAGCGACTGAAAAAGCCTTGGGTGAACAGGTGTTGGCGGGGATGGATCATCAATACGGTTATTTCAAACCCAGCCAGATTCCACAATTGCATCAAGATGCTATTCGCAAGCAATTGGTAACCGTGTGTAGCAAGTTACCATCTGGCTGCCCTGAGTATCAGCTGGAATTCAGGACTAGCGAGGCGATAGGGGCTAACGCATTTACCTTGCCTGGTGGGTTTATTGTGGTCACTGATGCGCTGATTAAGTTATCAAAAAATGACGATGAAGTTATCGCGGTATTAGCCCACGAAATGGGTCATGCCCATTATCGACATCCATTCAGACAAACCTTGCAGGGCGCATTAGCTGGCCTGACATTGGCTGCTGTGACTGGGGATGTGAGTTCGCTTGCGTCTGGGCTGCCAGCAATACTTTTACAGCTAAGCTATTCAAGAAGCATGGAAACAGAGGCCGATCAATATGCTTTGAATGCCTTGCATACTAGTTGCATTCAGCCTCACGTATTTGCTGATATTCTCGCCAGACTTACCAAACAGGCAGGGGTGGATAGCGTCCCTGAGATTGTATCCTCGCACCCTGATACGCAAGCTCGTATTAAGCCATTCAATCAGGCCTGGCAAGATTGTCCCATTTAG